One genomic region from Bacillus aquiflavi encodes:
- a CDS encoding competence protein CoiA translates to MLIATTKNGLLFSLANQKDRPFLLKLRQSEEFFCPCCNEKVVLKLGTKRIFHFSHQRGSECRFQMEPETEYHLAGKLQLYYWLQQQHVNPLLEPYEKKIQQRPDLLFTYRNRTYVIEYQCSPISEQLFMKRTKQYILHGYNPIWVIGAKQIKRKSGRSYSLSNFQSMFLAEILKKQWIIRSYCPDTAHFITLHQILPLSIRNVLANIDIAKASKMSIQTMLSPHFKAPPFAREWLASLQTYKKNMLHSPTAYKNPIIQELYQHGETLTSLPPEIGLPVPSAPLVYSPPIIWQIYLYLDLLKEKQINDLIYVQDVYEVFKRRLVKGDIKIRKIPFYSTSHYLEVIKEYIHLLEKVDVLKKLATDTFKVKRKIIALKEKERQFNDDYYETMINDHFISIRERS, encoded by the coding sequence ATGCTCATTGCAACAACAAAGAATGGTCTTCTTTTTTCACTCGCCAATCAAAAGGATCGGCCATTCTTATTAAAATTGCGACAAAGTGAGGAATTTTTTTGTCCTTGCTGTAATGAGAAAGTAGTTTTAAAGTTAGGGACGAAACGTATTTTTCATTTTTCCCATCAAAGAGGAAGCGAATGCCGTTTTCAAATGGAACCAGAAACGGAATACCACCTAGCGGGGAAACTGCAGTTATATTATTGGTTGCAGCAACAACATGTAAATCCTTTGCTTGAGCCTTATGAAAAGAAAATTCAACAACGTCCCGATTTATTATTTACTTATCGGAACAGAACGTACGTCATCGAATATCAATGTTCACCAATTAGTGAACAATTATTTATGAAAAGAACAAAACAATACATTTTACATGGCTATAATCCAATTTGGGTGATAGGTGCAAAACAAATAAAACGGAAGTCAGGACGGTCTTATTCGTTATCAAATTTTCAAAGTATGTTTCTTGCCGAAATATTGAAAAAGCAATGGATCATTCGTTCATATTGCCCCGACACAGCTCATTTTATCACTCTTCATCAAATCCTTCCGTTATCGATTCGAAATGTATTAGCAAATATTGATATCGCAAAAGCATCAAAAATGAGCATTCAAACGATGTTATCTCCTCATTTTAAAGCACCTCCGTTTGCACGTGAATGGTTAGCAAGTTTGCAAACTTATAAAAAAAATATGCTGCATTCTCCCACGGCTTATAAAAACCCGATCATACAAGAACTTTATCAACATGGAGAAACACTCACTTCACTGCCTCCGGAAATTGGGTTACCTGTTCCCTCAGCTCCGCTAGTTTATAGCCCACCAATTATTTGGCAAATATATTTATATCTTGATTTATTAAAAGAAAAGCAAATAAATGATTTAATTTATGTTCAAGATGTGTATGAAGTATTTAAGCGAAGATTAGTAAAAGGAGATATCAAAATTAGAAAGATCCCGTTTTATTCTACAAGCCATTATTTGGAAGTGATTAAAGAATATATACATCTCCTTGAGAAAGTAGATGTATTGAAAAAATTAGCGACAGATACATTTAAGGTTAAGAGAAAAATAATTGCATTAAAAGAAAAAGAGAGGCAATTTAACGATGATTATTATGAGACAATGATAAATGATCACTTTATTTCCATAAGAGAGCGATCATGA